CGACTACGTCATGCGCACCGCCCTCTACGAGGGGCACCTCGGCCGCGGCTGCACCGCCTACGGCGCCTGCGAGCGCAACCTGATCGCGCTGTCGATCCGCAACCGCGGCCTCGAGCGCTGCCTGCGCGGCCAGGGCTGCCGCGGCGACGGCGACTTCGAGGGCGTCGCCACCGCGGTGGCGCAGTACAACATCTGGGACGAGGTGCTGACCCAGACCACCGGCCTGACCTCGTGCTTCCTCCGCCCCGACCTCGCCGGCGTGCCGGCCTACGGGCGGCTGCAGGCGATGTACGCGCAGAACGTCGGCGACGTCGAGGACATCCTGTTCGGCGGCGCCCGCGGCCTGGAGAGCGCCTTCCCCGGCGAGCCGGTGGCGCGACTGACGCAACTGCGGCACTACTACCACCCACCGGCGATGGGGAAGTGTTTCCCCGACGAGCCGCGGCTCGAGTACGTCTCCGCCGCCGTGGCGCGCCGCGGCGACGACTGGGCGCTGATCGTCAACAGCCGCGTCCGCGTCGACGAGCCGCAGGGCGCCGGCTATCGCTTCCGCATCGCCGACGTCGAGGACGGCGGCGATCGCGACGTCGTGCAGCTCGCCGACCGCTATCCCGGCTTCGTCATCGACGGGCGCAAGATCGCGCTCAAGCGACCCACCGGCTGCACCCCGTACGGCACGCCGCCCGGCTGCCGCTTCGCCAGCGTCGGCCGCCAGCGCAAGACGCCGCGCTGGCTGGCCGGCGGCGATCCGATCCGCATCACCTGCCGGGTGCGCGCCGGCGACGAGTCGTGCGGCGCGCCGCCCCGCCCCGCGACCGTCGCCGTCGGCGGCGTCTGCGACACCGCCATGCAGCCGATCGCCGGCGTGCGCTGAGGGGCCGCCGGGGCGGTCAGCGGCGCCAGTGCGGGCCCGCGGCGTCCTGCACCGGTGCGGACGAGATCGGCAGCTCGAGCAGGCGGCACTCGATGGCGCCGTTCCACAGCGGCAGGCGGCGCGCCGGCCGCAGGCCGATGCGCTTGGCGAGCGCGCTGCTGCCGGTGAGCACGTAGGCGCTCCAGCCGAGGAAGCGGCGGCGCATGACGTCGCCGAGCTCGGCGTAGAGTGCGCCGAGCTGCGCCTCCTCGCCCAGCCGCACGCCGTACGGCGGGTTGGTGATCAGCAGGCCGGCGGCGGCGCCGGGCGGCGGGGCGCAGTCGGCGAGGCGGCGGCGTTCGACCCGGATGCGATCGGCCAGCCCGGCGCGCGCCGCGTTGTCGGCGGCGGCGCGCACGGCCCGCGGGTCGGCGTCGTAGCCGAGGATCTGCGGCCGCCGCCGCGCGCCGGCGCGCGCCCGCTGCTCGGCCTCGCGGCGCAGGCGCGTCCACAGCGCGGCGTCGTGCCCCGCCCAGCCGGCGCCGCCGAAGTGGGCGCGCCGCAGCCCCGGCGCGACGTCGCCGGCGATCTGCGCCGCCTCGGCGAGGAAGGTCCCCGTGCCGCACATCGGGTCGACCAACGGCTGCCGCTCGGCGGCGCGCCGCGGCCAGTCGGCGAGCAGCAGGGCCGCCGCCGCGAGCGTCTCCTTCAGCGGCGCGGCCGCGCCCTTCACCCGGTAGCCGCGCCGGTGCTGACTCGCGCCGGAGAGGTCGATGCTGACCGTCGCCAGGTCGCGGTGCAGATGGACGTTGATGCGCACGTCCGGCCGCTCGACGTCGACGTCCGGCCGCGCGCCGCGGCGCGCCCGGAGCTGGTCCACCACCGCGTCCTTGGTCTTCAGCGCCGCGTAGTGCGAGTGGGCGATCGCCGACTGCGCCGTGCTGCAGTCGACCGCCAGCGTCCGCCGCGGCGCCAGGTGCGCCGTCCAGTCGATGCCCTGCACGCCGGCATAGAGCGCCTCCGGCGTCGCCGCCTCGAAGCGCGCCAGCGGCAGCAGGATGCGACTGCCGACGCGCGACCAGAGGCACGCCCGGTAGGCGGATTCGAGCCCGCCCGCGAAGGCCACTCCGGCCCGTGTCGGCTCGATCGCGCTGGCGCCGCACGCGCGCAGCTCGTCGGCGAGCAACGGCTCGAGGGCGCGAGCGCAGGTGGCGAAGAAGCGCATCCGGGAGGCACGCACGGCAACCGGCAGGCGATCAGCCGGCGGGAAGCGGGAGGATGGGGTCTGAACGTCTCATCGTGGCCGAGTCCTCACGGTTGTCTCCTGCCCGGCGCCTTCCGCCGGTCGCCCGACCGGCCCGCCGCCGAGCCGCGCGCGTCGGCGCGCCCGCTGCCGCCGCGCCCCTCGGCGGGCCCGCGCCCCCGCCCGCGCCGCGTCGGCTCCGGCCGCACCCGCCCGTCGCGCTGCAACGCCGCCAGCTCGTCCTCCGACGCCAGCCGCCAGCATCCCTCCGGCAGGTCGCCGAGCGCCAGCGGCCCGACGGCGACGCGGAAGAGATCGACCACCGTCAGGCCGACGGTGCGCGCGCAGCGCCGGATCTGGTGCTTCCTGCCCTCGACCAGCACGAAGCGCAGCGTGTCGCCGTCGACGCGCGAGACGCGCATCGGCAGCAGCGCCTGCCCGTCGAGGCGCATCGGCCCGTTGAGCTTGTGCACCTGCCCGTCGGTGGCCGGCGCGGCGGTGCGCACCAGGTAGGCCTTCTCGACCCCCTGGCCGCCGATGATGCGGCGGGCGACGGTGCCGTCCTGGGTGAGCACGAGCAGGCCGCGGCTGGCGCGGTCGAGCCGGCCGGCGACCGACAGCGACTGCCGATCGGCGAGCAGGTCCTGCTCGACCGCGGGCGCGATCGGACCGCGCCGGGTAGCGGCGCGCACCAGTCGCCAGGCCGGGGTCTGGCCGGGCTCGGGCTGGGTGCTGACGATGCCGAGCGGCTTGTGCAGCAGGACGGTGCTGCGGCCGCCGAGGAGACGGCGGCCGGCGTCGGTGACCCGGATGTCGGCGTCCGCCGCCGCCTTGGCGCCCTGGGCCGCCACCGGGACGCCGTCGAGCAGGACGCAGCCGGCGTCGATCAGGCGCTCGGCCTCGCGGCGGCTGCACAACCCGCGCGCCGCCATCAGCTTGGCGACGCGCTCCAGCGGCGCGTCCGTCATCGCTCGCCCGGCGCGCCGGCATCGGCGCGCGCCGGTGTCGCGGCCGGCGCGCCGTCGCGCCGCGGCGGCAGCGCGCCGGCGCGCGCCGCGGTCGCGGTGAGCTCGGCGCGGCGCGCCAGCGCGGCGACGATCTCGGCATGGCGGGCGGTGGTGATGCGGTAGCGCGAGAGCACGATCACCGAGAGAACGGCGAGGAAAGCGATGCCGGGGCCGTAGAGGATCGCCAGCGCGTCGGTGGTCTCGCTCGGCACGGTGCCGGGCGCGGCGCGCATCGGGAAGTCGATCAGGTCGAGCCCCCAGCCGGCGATGAACTGCCCGAGGCCGGAGGTCGCCTTCACCGCGAACAGGAGGGCGCCGAAGAAGATGCCCTCCTGGCGGCGGCCGGTGTCGAGCTCGTGCTCGTCGGCGATGTCGGCCATCATCGACCCCGAGGTGACCAGACCGGCGGCGGCGCCGAGCGAGGCGATCACCGCCAGGGTCGCGAGCAGCGGCACGTAGCCGGCGCTGTCGTGGTGCGGGAACCAGCCGAGCAGCTTGCCGAGCGGCGGCAGCAGCGAGAAGATCGAAAAGACGATGACGCCGGCGAGGAACGCCGGCCGCTTGTCGACCCGCCGCGAGACCAGCACCCACAGGATCGTGCCGGCGAACAGGCCCCCCAGGCCCGCGCCCTGCACGCGCAGGATCTCGCTCGGCGAGATCAGCCAGAAGTGGGTGGCCATGTAGATCCCCAGCCCCTGCTCGATGCCGCGGGTGATGAACAGCAGCACGGTGCCGATGAACAGGGCGCGGAAGGAGGGATTGGCCAGCGCTTCGCGCATCTCGCCGAAGAGGCGGCCGATCGACAGCCGCTCGCTGGCGTACCGCGGTTGCACCAGCAGCGGGATGCGGGCGTGGGTGCCGAGCGCGGAGCAGAGCACGCTGGCCGCCGCCGCGAGCCCGCAGCAGATGCCGAACAGCGGGTATTGTCCGGCATTGAGCTGTCCCTCCGGGAACCCCGGCTGGGTGCGGAAGAAGTAGCCCCAGCCGACCACCACCACCAACACGCCGCCGAGGAAGCCGAAGACGTTGCGGTAGGCGACGATCGCCGTGCGCTCGGCATAGTCGGTCGACAGCTCGGCGCCGAGCGCCATGTGCGGCACGCCGTAGAGCGTCATCGCGCCGCGCACCGCCATGGTGCCGCCGAGCAGCCAGGCGAACAGCCCCCAGGGACCGAGACCGGCGGGCGGCATGAAGAGCAGCGTGAAGCTGACGGCGAGCGGCAGCACCGCCGCGTACATGAAGAGATGGCGTCGCCCCCAGCGGTGGCGGAAGCTGTCGGAGATCGAGCCCAGCAGGGGGTCGGTGATGGCGTCGCTGACCGTCGCCAGGCCGAGCGCCAGACCCGCCAACGCGCCCGGCAGGCCCAGCACCTGGTTGTAGTAGAAGAGCAGGAAGACGCTGAAGGCGGTGTTCTTCACGCCCTCGGCGACCTGGCCGATGCCGTAGCTGAGCTTGATGTGGATCGGCAGTCGCGCGGACATGGCGCGGCTCATCGGGCGCGTTGCGCCGGCGGCGGCGCCTCGCGTACTCTCGCGTCCATGGCGGACACCATCTTCGGCAAGATCCTGCGCGGCGAGATTCCCTGCCACAAACTGTACGAGGACGAGCGGGTGCTGGCGTTTCTCGACGTCGGTCCGCTCAGCGCCGGCCACGCGCTGGTGATCCCCAAGGAGCCTGCCGCCACCATCGACCAGCTCTCAGACGAATCGGCGGCGGCGATCGGCCGCGTCCTGCCCCGCCTGGCGCGGGCGATCATGCGCGTCACCGGGACCACCGCCTACAACGTGCTGCAGAACAATGGCAGCGCCGCGCACCAGGTGGTGATGCACGTCCATTTCCACATCATCCCCAAGCCATCGCCCGACACCGGTCTCGGCATCGCCTGGCCGGCTGGCACGCTCGACCACGCGACCGGCGCCGCCCTGGCGCAACGGATCGTCGCCGCCCTCGCCTGACGACGCGCCACGCCGCGCGCCGCGCCCGCCCCGCCGCCGGCGCGCCGCCTCAGTCATCGAAGGTGAAGACGGTGACCAGGTCGGCGTCGTTGAAGCCGTGCAGCGTCGGCACGGCCAGCACCAGGCGGCCGGGACCGTTCTCGGCGTTCCAGGCGGCGCAGGAGAAGCCCTCCCCCTTGGCGTCGATCTGGATCACCGCGTCCGGCTCGGCGTCGGCATCGTGGATGACGGCGCGCGAGATGCCGCTCACCAGGCCGAGGATCGTGCTCGAGCGGTGCTGGTGGGTGGCGCAGGCGCCGGCCTCGAAGGAGATCTCGACCGGCAGCCCGTGGGTGGCGAAGCGCGCATCCTCGCCGATGAGCAGCGCCCCCGGGCCCGAGTCCGTCTCCGGCGACGGACCGACCTCGGTGCGGCCGTTGCAGACGCCGGGGTGCGGGTCGTTGGCCCCCTCGACCGTGCCGCCGGCGGCGGCGCAGTCCCCGGCGGTGAAGCCGTCGACGCCGACGACGCCGATGTCGTGATCGATCGTCGTCGTGACGCCGAGGTCGATGCCGCCGTCGCACGACAGGATGCCGGCATCGTTCACCGGCACGAGCGGGCGGATGCAGAAGGTGAAGCCGCCGCCGACGTCGATGGCCAGGAACTCGGAGGCGCCGACGACGGCGACGCGGGCGATGCCGGTCTGCGGATCCGGAACGCCGGCGGCGAGGTCGAGATAGCCGGTGAAGCCGGGGAAGGTGCCGATGTCGGGCAGCAGCGCCAGGGTGCTGGTCGCCGGCGCGAGCGAGAAGCGGCGCGGCCCGAGCCCGGGCGTCGCCGTCGCGCTCGGCGTGAAGGTGGCGGTGGCGGACGGCGTGCGCGTCGCGCTCGGCGTCGCGGTGGCGCTGGGGGTCGCGGTCGCGGTGCGGGTCGGCGTGCGCGTCGGCGTCCACGT
This is a stretch of genomic DNA from bacterium. It encodes these proteins:
- a CDS encoding rRNA pseudouridine synthase is translated as MTDAPLERVAKLMAARGLCSRREAERLIDAGCVLLDGVPVAAQGAKAAADADIRVTDAGRRLLGGRSTVLLHKPLGIVSTQPEPGQTPAWRLVRAATRRGPIAPAVEQDLLADRQSLSVAGRLDRASRGLLVLTQDGTVARRIIGGQGVEKAYLVRTAAPATDGQVHKLNGPMRLDGQALLPMRVSRVDGDTLRFVLVEGRKHQIRRCARTVGLTVVDLFRVAVGPLALGDLPEGCWRLASEDELAALQRDGRVRPEPTRRGRGRGPAEGRGGSGRADARGSAAGRSGDRRKAPGRRQP
- a CDS encoding MFS transporter, with the protein product MSARLPIHIKLSYGIGQVAEGVKNTAFSVFLLFYYNQVLGLPGALAGLALGLATVSDAITDPLLGSISDSFRHRWGRRHLFMYAAVLPLAVSFTLLFMPPAGLGPWGLFAWLLGGTMAVRGAMTLYGVPHMALGAELSTDYAERTAIVAYRNVFGFLGGVLVVVVGWGYFFRTQPGFPEGQLNAGQYPLFGICCGLAAAASVLCSALGTHARIPLLVQPRYASERLSIGRLFGEMREALANPSFRALFIGTVLLFITRGIEQGLGIYMATHFWLISPSEILRVQGAGLGGLFAGTILWVLVSRRVDKRPAFLAGVIVFSIFSLLPPLGKLLGWFPHHDSAGYVPLLATLAVIASLGAAAGLVTSGSMMADIADEHELDTGRRQEGIFFGALLFAVKATSGLGQFIAGWGLDLIDFPMRAAPGTVPSETTDALAILYGPGIAFLAVLSVIVLSRYRITTARHAEIVAALARRAELTATAARAGALPPRRDGAPAATPARADAGAPGER
- a CDS encoding HIT family protein, translated to MADTIFGKILRGEIPCHKLYEDERVLAFLDVGPLSAGHALVIPKEPAATIDQLSDESAAAIGRVLPRLARAIMRVTGTTAYNVLQNNGSAAHQVVMHVHFHIIPKPSPDTGLGIAWPAGTLDHATGAALAQRIVAALA